A region from the Sorex araneus isolate mSorAra2 chromosome 6, mSorAra2.pri, whole genome shotgun sequence genome encodes:
- the NAALADL1 gene encoding aminopeptidase NAALADL1 yields MQWVKVLVVVVGAVALLGLGIILGHFAIPKGGSSPPPPPSASQDLDLQLLETVMKQLEAGRIRDNLRELSREPHLASTPQDEQLVQLLLQRWRDPESGLDAAEAPQYEVLLSFPREGQPNSVAVVDASGKSLFTCRQKEENLTGEQEHPNVVPPYAAYGPAGNVMGHLVYANRGTDEDFQVLESRGMDLRNMIALTRYGGAGRGEKAINAFKHGLSGVLVYTDPADINDGRSLPNETFPHSWYLPPSGVERGSFYENFGDPLTPYLPATPSSFRLDPNNVTGFPPIPIQPISFEDAKRLLCNLQGGRAPDSWQGALGCEYYLGPGFKDVTFPEGSQVNIVTHNYREQRNSSNVLGIIRGAVEPDRYVLYGNHRDSWVHGAVDPSSGTAVLLELTRVLGTLLKKGTWRPRRSIVFASWGAEEFGLIGSTEFTEEFFNKLQERTVAYINVDIAVFANATLRAQGTPPVQSVIFSAAKQVKAPGTDLSVYDNWIQYFNRSSPVHGVIPNLGSLGAGSDYAPFIHFLGISSMDIAYTYDRSKTSARIYPTYHTAFDTFGYVDQFVDPGFSSHQTVAQVAGNVLLRLSDSLFLPLNVKDYSEILRSFFLAVKNDVGTVLEQMKINLGPLESAVEKFEKAAEALIQRQSELQNNPEPLQVRMLNDQLMLLERTFLNPRAFPEKLYYSHVLWAPRKGSVPTFPGLANAYSEALGTSAESPQWAEVRRQLSIVVAALEGAAATMRPVADL; encoded by the exons ATGCAGTGGGTGAAGGTGCTTGTGGTGGTCGTGGGGGCCGTCGCCCTCTTAGGGCTGGGGATCATCCTGGGCCACTTTGCGATTCCCAAGGGCGGCagcagtcctcctcctcctccttcagccTCTCAGGACCTGGACTTGCAGCTCCTGGAGACAGTCATGAAGCAGCTGGAGGCCGGGCGGATCCGGGACAACCTCAG GGAACTCTCCCGGGAGCCCCACCTGGCCTCCACCCCGCAGGACGAGCAGCTGGTGCAGCTGCTGCTACAGCGCTGGCGGGACCCAGAGTCGGGGCTGGACGCGGCCGAGGCCCCCCAGTACGAAGTGCTGCTGTCCttccccagagaggggcagccGAACAGCGTGGCCGTGG TGGATGCCTCTGGCAAAAGTCTCTTCACCTGCCGCCAGAAGGAGGAGAACCTGACGGGGGAGCAGGAGCACCCCAACGTGGTGCCCCCTTACGCTGCTTACGGTCCGGCCGGAAACGTAATG GGCCATCTGGTCTATGCCAACCGGGGCACGGATGAAGACTTCCAGGTGCTCGAAAGCAGAGGCATGGATCTCAGGAACATGATTGCTCTGACCCGCTATGGGGGTGCTGGGCGTGGGGAAAAG GCCATCAACGCTTTCAAGCACGGGTTGTCAGGCGTGTTGGTCTACACGGACCCCGCCGACATCAACGACGGCCGGAGCCTGCCCAACGAAACCTTCCCACACTCCTGGTACTTGCCTCCGTCGGGGGTGGAGCGAGGCTCCTTCTATGAGAACTTCGGGGATCCCCTGACCCCCTATCTTCCAGCGACTCCCTCCTCCTTCCGCCTGGACCCGAACAACGTCACGGGGTTCCCCCCGATCCCCATTCAGCCCATTAGCTTCGAGGATGCCAAGAGGCTTCTCTG TAACCTCCAAGGAGGCCGAGCCCCCGATTCCTGGCAGGGTGCTCTGGGCTGTGAGTACTATCTGGGGCCCGGCTTCAAGGATGTGACGTTCCCCGAGGGCAG CCAGGTGAACATAGTTACCCACAATTACCGAGAGCAGCGCAACTCCTCCAACGTCCTGGGGATCATCCGGGGGGCAGTGGAGCCTG ACCGCTATGTGCTCTACGGGAACCACAGGGACAGCTGGGTACACGGAGCTGTGGACCCCAGCAGTGGCACGGCTGTCCTCCTGGAGCTCACCCGGGTCCTGGGGACCCTGCTGAAGAAGG GCACCTGGCGCCCCCGCAGATCAATCGTGTTCGCGAGCTGGGGGGCAGAGGAGTTTGGCCTCATAGGCTCCACGGAATTCACGGAG GAGTTCTTCAACAAGCTGCAGGAGCGAACCGTGGCCTACATCAACGTGGACATCGCGGTGTTCG CCAACGCCACCCTGAGGGCGCAGGGGACGCCCCCAGTGCAGAGCGTGATCTTCTCAGCAGCCAAGCAG GTCAAAGCTCCGGGCACCGATCTCAGCGTCTATGACAACTGGATCCAGTATTTCAACCGAAGCAGCCCCGTACATGGTGTGATCCCCAA cctgggctctctgggcgcTGGCAGCGACTACGCACCTTTCATTCACTTCCTGGGCATCTCCTCCATGGACATCGCCTACACCTATGATCGG AGCAAGACCTCAGCGCGTATCTACCCCACCTACCACACAGCCTTCGACACCTTTGGCTACGTGGACCAGTTTGTGGATCCCG GCTTTAGCAGCCACCAGACAGTGGCTCAGGTGGCGGGGAACGTGCTTCTTCGTCTCAGCGACAGCCTCTTCCTGCCCCTCAATGTCAAGGACTACAGTGAGATCCTGCGCAGCTTCTTCCTCGCGGTGAAGAATGATGTGGGGACGGTGTTGGAGCAGATGAAAATCAACCTGG GGCCTCTGGAGAGCGCAGTGGAGAAGTTCGAGAAGGCCGCTGAGGCATTGATTCAGCGCCAGTCAGAGCTGCAGAACAACCCCGA GCCCCTGCAGGTTCGGATGCTGAATGACCAGCTGATGCTCCTGGAGCGGACGTTCCTCAACCCGCGAGCCTTCCCTGAGAAGCTGTACTACAG CCACGTGCTCTGGGCGCCTCGCAAAGGCTCCGTCCCCACGTTCCCGGGCCTGGCCAACGCCTACTCCGAGGCCCTAGGCACAAGCGCTGAATCTCCGCAGTGGGCCGAGGTGCGAAGGCAGCTCAGCATCGTGGTGGCCGCCCTGGAGGGCGCAGCTGCTACGATGAGGCCCGTGGCTGACCTCTGA
- the CDCA5 gene encoding sororin isoform X1, whose translation MTGRQTRRSGPESPAQPLRRSQRKSAPELGGPGSPPRGSPPHGVRPDQRAELAAPPPQPAPRPKAIVLRKIVAPAAESPPVRTPRRSPRIALLEKENCPPGPEPTWEDLFKPCEAPGTPASAPLVPPLSADPATSASALDLRDLEMSKKVRRSYSRLGSPGTTSTPTASRPSYFGFEGLLATQETPRVSPVVCSKATEVLRAPQEPWLPDTTLPGISPLVTKEKRKKKKVPGILKSELDEWAAAMNAEFAAAEEFDLLIE comes from the exons ATGACCGGGAGGCAAACGCGGCGCTCGG GGCCCGagagccccgcccagcccctgcgGAGGTCCCAGCGGAAGTCGGCCCCCGAGCTCGGGGGCCCCGGCAGCCCCCCGCGCGGGAGCCCGCCGCACGGAGTCCGCCCCGACCAACGGGCGGAGCTCGCGGCGCCCCCTCCTCAGCCGGCGCCGCGCCCCAAGGCCATCGTGCTGAGGAAGATCGTGGCCCCCGCGGCCGAG AGCCCCCCGGTCCGCACGCCTCGCAGGAGCCCAAGG ATCGCCCTCTTGGAGAAGGAGAACTGTCCCCCCGGCCCTGAGCCCACTTGGGAAGACCTCTTCAAGCCCTGTGAGGCGCCAGGCACCCCCGCCTCCGCGCCCCTGGTGCCCCCGCTCAGTGCGGACCCCGCCACCAGCGCCAGCGCCCTGGACCTCAGAGACTTGGAGATGTCCAAGAAAGTGCGGCGCTCCTACAGCCGCCTGGGCAGCCCCggcaccacctccacccccaccgccAGCCGCCCCTCCTACTTCGGCTTCGAGGGGCTGCTGGCAACCCAGGAGACGCCCAGGGTCTCGCCTGTGGTATGCTCCAAGGCCACCGAGGTCCTGCGGGCGCCCCAGGAGCCCTGGCTCCCCGACACCACACTCCCCGGCATCTCGCCCCTGGTGACCAAAGAGAAacggaagaagaagaaggtgccAGGAATCCTG AAATCAGAGCTGGATGAATGGGCCGCGGCCATGAATGCCGAGTTTGCAGCTGCTGAGGAGTTTGATCTTCTGATTGAATGA
- the CDCA5 gene encoding sororin isoform X2, producing the protein MTGRQTRRSGPESPAQPLRRSQRKSAPELGGPGSPPRGSPPHGVRPDQRAELAAPPPQPAPRPKAIVLRKIVAPAAEIALLEKENCPPGPEPTWEDLFKPCEAPGTPASAPLVPPLSADPATSASALDLRDLEMSKKVRRSYSRLGSPGTTSTPTASRPSYFGFEGLLATQETPRVSPVVCSKATEVLRAPQEPWLPDTTLPGISPLVTKEKRKKKKVPGILKSELDEWAAAMNAEFAAAEEFDLLIE; encoded by the exons ATGACCGGGAGGCAAACGCGGCGCTCGG GGCCCGagagccccgcccagcccctgcgGAGGTCCCAGCGGAAGTCGGCCCCCGAGCTCGGGGGCCCCGGCAGCCCCCCGCGCGGGAGCCCGCCGCACGGAGTCCGCCCCGACCAACGGGCGGAGCTCGCGGCGCCCCCTCCTCAGCCGGCGCCGCGCCCCAAGGCCATCGTGCTGAGGAAGATCGTGGCCCCCGCGGCCGAG ATCGCCCTCTTGGAGAAGGAGAACTGTCCCCCCGGCCCTGAGCCCACTTGGGAAGACCTCTTCAAGCCCTGTGAGGCGCCAGGCACCCCCGCCTCCGCGCCCCTGGTGCCCCCGCTCAGTGCGGACCCCGCCACCAGCGCCAGCGCCCTGGACCTCAGAGACTTGGAGATGTCCAAGAAAGTGCGGCGCTCCTACAGCCGCCTGGGCAGCCCCggcaccacctccacccccaccgccAGCCGCCCCTCCTACTTCGGCTTCGAGGGGCTGCTGGCAACCCAGGAGACGCCCAGGGTCTCGCCTGTGGTATGCTCCAAGGCCACCGAGGTCCTGCGGGCGCCCCAGGAGCCCTGGCTCCCCGACACCACACTCCCCGGCATCTCGCCCCTGGTGACCAAAGAGAAacggaagaagaagaaggtgccAGGAATCCTG AAATCAGAGCTGGATGAATGGGCCGCGGCCATGAATGCCGAGTTTGCAGCTGCTGAGGAGTTTGATCTTCTGATTGAATGA
- the SAC3D1 gene encoding SAC3 domain-containing protein 1: MCDFELPVGTCPDMCPTAERVRREQERRLHRFEVTPGCGGARPRADPQRVVKEYSRPAAGRPPPQPSQLRPPAVLLATVRYLAREVAERADACPAEVASFVADRLRAVRLDLALQSAGHAEAALVLEAALAVLLAVVARLGPDAQRGPADPVLLQAQVQEGFGSLRRCYAQGAGPHPRQAAFQSLFLLYNLGSVQALHEVLQLPAALRACPALRTALAVDAAFRESNAARLFRLLRALPYLQSCAVRCHVGLARRQALARLARALSTPKGQAVPLSFLTHLLALDGPEEAQSLCRAHDLPLDGEERVVFLRGRYAEKGPPPAGDCTVLLGSKIEGRTLEEVVMAEEEDGGVGRPASPV, translated from the exons ATGTGCGACTTCGAGCTGCCCGTGGGCACGTGCCCCGACATGTGTCCGACGGCCGAGCGCGTCCGGCGGGAGCAGGAGCGCCGCCTGCACCGCTTCGAGGTGACGCCGGGGTGCGGcggggcccggccccgcgccgaCCCGCAGCGCGTGGTGAAGGAGTACAGCCGCCCGGCCGCCGGCCGGCCCCCGCCGCAGCCCAGCCAGCTGCGGCCGCCGGCCGTGCTGCTGGCCACGGTGCGCTACCTGGCCCGCGAGGTGGCCGAGCGCGCCGACGCGTGCCCCGCCGAGGTGGCCAGCTTCGTGGCCGACCGGCTGCGCGCCGTGCGGCTGGACCTGGCCCTGCAAAGCGCGGGCCACGCCGAGGCGGCGCTGGTGCTCGAGGCGGCGCTGGCCGTGCTGCTGGCCGTGGTGGCGCGGCTCGGGCCCGACGCCCAGCGCGGCCCCGCTGACCCGGTGCTGCTGCAGGCCCAGGTGCAGGAGGGCTTCGGGTCGCTGCGGCGCTGCTACGCGCAGGGCGCCGGGCCACACCCCCGCCAGGCCGCCTTCCAGAGCCTCTTCCTGCTTTATAACCTCG GCTCCGTCCAGGCCCTCCATGAGGTGCTGCAGCTGCCCGCTGCCCTGCGCGCCTGCCCGGCCCTGCGCACTGCCCTGGCTGTGGACGCGGCCTTCCGGGAGAGCAACGCAGCCCGCCTCTTCCGGCTGCTCCGGGCCCTGCCCTACCTGCAGAGCTGCGCCGTGCGGTGCCACGTGGGCCTCGCTCGCCGCCAGGCCCTGGCCCGCCTGGCtcgggccctgagcacccctaagGGCCAGGCGGTGCCCCTGAGTTTCCTGACCCACCTGCTGGCGCTGGACGGGCCCGAGGAGGCCCAGAGCCTGTGCCGGGCCCACGACCTGCCCCTGGATGGAGAGGAAAGAGTCGTGTTCCTGCGCGGTCGCTACGCTGAAAAGGGGCCACCCCCTGCTGGGGACTGCACTGTGCTGTTGGGGAGCAAAATCGAGGGGCGCACCCTGGAGGAAGTGGTCATGGCCGAGGAGGAAGACGGGGGTGTGGGCCGACCCGCGTCCCCAGTATGA
- the ZFPL1 gene encoding zinc finger protein-like 1: MGLCKCPKRKVTNLFCFEHRVNVCEHCLVANHAKCIVQSYLQWLQDSDYNPNCRLCNAPLTTRETTRLICYDLFHWACLNEHAAQLPENTAPAGYQCPSCNGPLFPPANLAGPVASALRDKLATVNWARAGLGLPLIEEAESQEPEALSTSSFSDWASFNASGPEQEEAAGVATAPTFYNPAPRPPVPPSRPEQHTVIHMGSSEPMAHGSAPRKVYDTRDNDRAAGVQGDCDDDKYRRRPALGWLAQLLRSRAGPRKRPLTLLQRAGLLFLLGLLGFLALLALLARLGRAAADSDPNLDPLLNPHIRVGPS, encoded by the exons ATGGGGCTTTGCAAGTGCCCCAAGAGAAAAGTGACCAACCTGTTCTGCTTCGAACACCGGGTGAATGTCTGCGAGCACTGTCTGGTAGCCAATCACGCCAAG TGCATCGTCCAGTCCTACCTGCAGTGGCTCCAGGACAGTGACTACAACCCCAACTGCCGCCTGTGCAATGCACCCCTGACCACCCGGGAGACCACCCGCCTCATCTGTTATG ATCTCTTCCACTGGGCCTGCCTCAACGAACACGCTGCCCAGCTCCCCGAAAACACAGCACCTGCTGGCTACCAGTGCCCCAGCTGCAAtggccccctcttcccccccgccAACCTGGCCGGCCCCGTGGCCTCTGCATTGAGAGACAAACTGGCCACAGTCAACTGGGCCCGGGCAGGACTAGGCCTTCCGCTG ATCGAAGAGGCGGAGAGCCAAGAGCCCGaggccctcagcacctccagctTCTCGGACTGGGCCAGCTTTAACG CCAGCGGCCCTGAGCAAGAGGAAGCGGCTGGGGTCGCCACAGCCCCCACCTTCTACAACCCCGCCCCACGGCCTCCTGTGCCCCCCAGCCGGCCCGAGCAGCACACAGTGATCCACATGGGCAGCTCCGAGCCCATGGCCCACG GCTCCGCCCCGAGGAAAGTGTACGACACGAGGGACAATGACCGGGCGGCAGGCGTCCAGGGCGACTGTGATGACGACAAGTACCGGCGCCGGCCTGCCCTGGGCTGGCTGGCCCAGCTGCTCCG gagccgggccgggccccggAAGCGGCCGCTGACGCTGCTGCAGCGCGCCGGGCTGCTGTTCCTGCTGGGGCTACTAGGCTTCCTGGCCCTGCTCGCCCTCCTGGCGCGCctgggccgggcggcggcggacAGCGACCCCAACCTTGACCCGCTCCTCAACCCTCACATCCGCGTGGGCCCCTCCTGA
- the TMEM262 gene encoding cation channel sperm-associated auxiliary subunit TMEM262, translated as MTRTELEGGGPEGAGVPKACRFPDSGSVTPPLSTPGAPALQGCRRGSLSCTADGADGAVEMESRAMPPQTSQRSRRYWRRESKPMGWRDRILVFFLPQGMMLTLAATALFFMHLSVFASDIHNFYVTYNYDRMSFRYTIVLIFFHVISICWAVMGSLYAEMTNDKARRYFSVIVLMLNGAMFFSRLWLEFVAIQYREEFH; from the exons ATGACACGGAcggagctggaaggaggagggcCGGAAGGTGCTGGCGTCCCAAAGGCGTGTCGTTTCCCCGACAGCGGCTCAGTGACCCCCCCGCTTAGCACTCCTGGGGCCCCGGCCTTGCAGGGGTGTCGGCGAGG aaGCCTGAGCTGCACTGCTGACGGCGCGGACGGCGCGGTGGAAATGGAGTCCCGGGCCATGCCCCCGCAGACCTCACAGCGGAGCCGGAGGTACTGGAGGCGCGAGTCGAAGCCCATGGGCTGGCGGGACCGCATCCTGGTGTTCTTCCTGCCGCAGGGCATGATGCTCACTCTGGCGGCCACCGCGCTCTTCTTCATGCACCTGAGCGTCTTCGCCAGCGACATACACAACTTCTATGTCACCTACAACTATGACCGCATGAGCTTCCGCTACACCATTGTCCTCATA TTCTTCCACGTCATCAGCATCTGCTGGGCCGTCATGGGGTCGCTCTACGCAGAGATGACAAACGACAAGGCTCGGCGCTACTTTTCCGTGATTGTCCTGA TGCTCAACGGGGCCATGTTCTTCAGCCGCCTGTGGCTGGAGTTTGTGGCCATCCAGTACCGCGAGGAGTTCCACTGA